In Microplitis demolitor isolate Queensland-Clemson2020A chromosome 9, iyMicDemo2.1a, whole genome shotgun sequence, one genomic interval encodes:
- the LOC103576999 gene encoding piggyBac transposable element-derived protein 3-like, with protein sequence MSHRRILSVNDIISHLEDNDDVLSADIYITPPDNYDKSDEDSGDEESSNINHLSRQQLLAQAEFRATVSSQSNLDIIESVSNEVSIDNNTHGDLSVQPPAKKKKCPATRKWRKVDIPVKTEKTSEPPHFLEHLDTPVHFFELFFDEDVFELIRSETEKNAIQKGYHNFKVTTEEIKRFIGILLLSGYNSVARYRMYWEQSVDCNFQGVAAAMPRNRFEELLRFFHVADNNNLAPQDKFAKVRPLWNLLNKRWVKYYPGDRNLSIDESMIPYFGKHGTKQHIHGKPIRFGYKNWSICTRLGYLIYGELYQGASTGNTHPELGVGASVVLDLISKLPPGTYSFYMDNYFTSLPLLDEIKTLGHDATGTVRANRVEKAPLKEAKDMKKMSRGSFDQCTDTLTNITLVRYNDNNIVTVASTECGVEPLAKVKRYCDKQKKDVDQPRCIVNYNKYMGGVDRLDQNVGCYRISIRLKRWYWQLLMFPINVCMNNAFQLYKLSPASQNNQHDYLSFTRHVVTTYLQTFPENSSSVKKPIPRSSLAVIKRVPVDIRLDGKAHHIIKSDKQNRCGLCHKNTTMKCGKCNVALHQKCSPAFHTK encoded by the exons atgtCTCATCGCCGAAT aTTGTCGGTAAATGACATAATATCGCATCTTGAAGACAACGATGACGTATTGTCAGcagatatttacataacaCCCCCAGATAATTACGACAAAAGTGATGAAGACAGTGGAGATGAGGAGTCTTCGAACATAAATCACCTGTCCAGGCAGCAGCTCTTAGCACAGGCTGAGTTTAGGGCTACTGTATCTTCACAGTCTAATTTAGATATTATAGAAAGCGTATCAAATGAAGTTTCTATAGATAATAATACACACGGCGACTTATCAGTACAACCACcggcaaagaaaaaaaaatgtccagCTACCCGAAAGTGGAGGAAAGTAGATATTCCAGTGAAGACAGAGAAAACATCAGAGCCACCACATTTCTTAGAACACCTAGATACTCCTGTTCacttttttgaacttttttttgacgaagacgtttttgaattgattcgCTCTGAAACCGAAAAAAATGCTATTCAAAAAGGTTACCACAATTTCAAAGTTACAACTGAGGAAATAAAACGATTTATAGGGATTCTCTTGCTGTCTGGTTACAACAGTGTTGCTAGATATCGTATGTACTGGGAGCAAAGTGTTGATTGTAATTTTCAAGGTGTGGCAGCTGCTATGCCTAGGAACAGATTTGAAGAACTATTACGATTCTTTCACGTCGccgataataataacttagCTCCACAGGACAAGTTCGCGAAGGTTCGTCCTCTCTGGAATCTACTCAATAAGAGATGGGTAAAATATTATCCCGGTGACAGGAATCTAAGCATTGATGAATCCATGATTCCATATTTCGGGAAACATGGGACGAAGCAACATATTCATGGTAAACCCATTCGGTTCGGTTATAAGAATTGGTCTATATGTACTCGTCTTGGATATTTGATATATGGAGAGCTTTATCAAGGGGCAAGCACAGGAAATACCCACCCAGAACTTGGTGTAGGTGCTTCTGTTGTTTTAGACCTCATATCCAAATTGCCGCCCGGTACTTACAGCTTTTATATGGACAACTATTTTACATCTTTACCCTTGTtggatgaaataaaaacattagGACACGATGCGACGGGAACGGTTAGGGCAAATAGGGTAGAAAAGGCACCCTTGAAAGAAGCGAAAGATATGAAGAAAATGAGCAGAGGGTCTTTTGACCAGTGTACAGATACTCTGACGAACATCACCCTCGTACGTTACAATGACAACAATATTGTTACCGTTGCCTCAACCGAATGTGGTGTGGAGCCTTTAGCTAAGGTAAAACGTTACTGTGACAAGCAGAAGAAAGACGTCGACCAACCTCGCTGCATCGTCAACTATAACAAATATATGGGCGGTGTCGACCGTTTGGATCAAAATGTGGGATGCTATCGTATTTCTATACGCCTGAAGAGGTGGTACTGGCAGCTACTTATGTTTcctataaatgtatgtatgaatAATGCTTTTcagttatataaattatcgCCAGCTTCACAAAACAATCAGCATGACTATTTGTCATTTACAAGACATGTTGTAACAACATATCTTCAGACTTTTCCTGAAAATTCTTCTTCAGTAAAGAAGCCTATTCCAAGATCATCTCTAGCAGTCATAAAACGAGTTCCAGTTGATATTAGGTTAGATGGAAAGGCACACCATATTATCAAAAGTGATAAACAAAACCGTTGTGGTTTATGTCATAAAAACACGACAATGAAATGTGGCAAATGCAACGTCGCCCTACACCAAAAGTGTTCTCCTGCGTTTCAtacgaaataa